The Zonotrichia leucophrys gambelii isolate GWCS_2022_RI chromosome 23, RI_Zleu_2.0, whole genome shotgun sequence genome includes a region encoding these proteins:
- the MARCKSL1 gene encoding MARCKS-related protein produces MGSQGSKAAGGDPDTAKANGQENGHVISNGDMTPKAGVEAAPQNGNGSAEPPKEESEAETGGADSIEPAPAAAEPAEGGEGAATPKEDAPKKKKKFSFKKPFKLSGISFRKNKKEAGDSSGSSPTEERGGSEESPPGGLQPSAPPEEGQEGGEAAGSREEEEEEEKEQQQGGESHGDTAKAEEPSKGAGPEPAASPEEQKEE; encoded by the exons atgggcagccagggctccaaGGCGGCGGGCGGCGACCCCGACACCGCCAAGGCCAACGGGCAG GAGAACGGCCATGTCATCTCCAACGGGGACATGACGCCCAAGGCGGGGGTCGAGGCTGCCCCCCAGAACGGGAACGGCTCGGCGGAACCCCCCAAGGAGGAGAGCGAGGCCGAAACGGGGGGCGCCGACAGCATCGAgcccgccccggccgccgccgaGCCCGCCGAGGGCGGAGAAGGAGCCGCGACCCCCAAGGAGGACGCCcctaaaaagaagaagaaattctcCTTCAAGAAACCCTTCAAGCTGAGCGGGATCTCCTTCCGCAAGAACAAGAAGGAGGCCGGGGACTCCTCGGGCTCGTCGCCCACCGAGGAGCGGGGCGGCAGCGAGGAGAGCCCGCccggggggctgcagccctcGGCGCCCCccgaggaggggcaggagggcgGGGAAGCCGCGGGCAgccgggaggaggaggaggaggaggagaaagagcagcagcagggaggggagagccACGGAGACACCGCCAAAGCCGAGGAGCCCTCGAagggagcggggccggagccCGCGGCGAGCCCggaggagcagaaggaggagTAG